Within the Debaryomyces hansenii CBS767 chromosome E complete sequence genome, the region TTAGACGCAGACTTGTTGCTCGTAATTGACACCTTTCTCTCTAAGGAAGATCCTCCAAAATTCGTCGTTGCTGGTGGAGATGTACTGATAGACCCAACCTTGAATGGATTTATAGTTGGACGCTGTGATACAATCGGTGTTGTATTTGCCGATGGCTTATTATGCGATGGAGAATCTTCCGTCACTGTTTGGGGACCTGATGAACATGGTGAAAGTGACATAGAagcattatttgatatagaGAATTTCTTACGCGAGCCACTTATATGTTTAGCATCTTGTTCGAACGATTCATCTGGCTCTTCCGATTGTAAATGTTCTTGGCTACTTTCAACGTCTGCATGATGCAGCTCATCATCTTCAGGTTCATTCACTTTTTCATTGGTAGTCGAATCTCTGtcaatttttaattcttccttAAACTCAATTTCAACTGGAGTGATTTCAGAATCTttgtcattatcatcaatattaacGAAGTGAGtggataataattcttcattatcatgAATAGAAAATTCATGATGGTTCCTATAAGCGATTGAAATCTTAAGCGTACCTAAAGTGGTCTGTATAGGCAAGAAATGTTTATGGCTCATATGTGATTCAGTAGTTAACATTTGATGTGGGATAATTGATTTCGAAAGACCGATCCTACCTTTTGAGCTAATAGGTTGTTTACCATCAAGAATCTTACACCCTATATTTAGATTCGACTTATTTAagttctttttcaatttgaaagtCGGCATAAGCCTTGTGTACCCATATAGACTTCGAAACAAAATGATTGCCTGTTTGTATATCAATGGCAATTCATCTACTATAGTTCCAGAAACAGTATTCGCATCAAACTCAATAAGCCATCTCTCTAGTACAACTTCATGCTTTTTTGAACCTCCCTTCGCCACTGTCCATGGGTTACCATTATCATCCCGTAATATCACAGTTTGTATCGCCGTCAATTGTCTTAAATCCAAGTATACCTCGATAATCATCGGAGGCATCTGGGACACGtcatttatattcttccaTAACTTAAGCTCTTCTTTGGGTAAGTTATCATTATACATATGCAAATTAAACcatttgttgatttttGAGCTTACATTATGACCTCCAACATCACCTCCTACCTTGAGCTGTTCCTCTTTATTATGACTTTCTGACTGGATCCTTGATTGTAGAACTATCTGAACAGACTTACTGAAAAAGTTCTGAATTACCTGTGTTAACTTGGCATTCTGCTTTTTAACAAAAGGATCGATCTGACTCTTATCAGAAGATAAGTCATTCTGCCCGGGTGAAACCATTCTGTCTTTAACAAAATTAACTCCTTAGAGTTTATGTGGATCAGATATCAATTTCCAATTACAATATAGTATTTATACTAGCCTTTAGTATTGATTGTGTTATGTAAGTAATTAAACGTTTAAGGAGCAGTAAGACATGCGGTGTAATTCGATGCTctcattcaaatattcGAAAGAGTcccaaataaatcaattataaACTTATTATTTGCCCGATCAATCGATTTGATTAGTTTGTTATATTATACAcaaagtatattatatagatGTATAGAAGACCtataatttaaattgaaGCCCCTGTAAAAGTGTTAACTATGGTAAATAGACCTTATCGGGTTGTTCTTTTCTCGTGATGCAAAATTATGCTACAAAATTAACTTACGTGAAGCAACCGTTCAAAGCTTTTCTACCTATATCGTTACCAGGGTGAATGATTAAACCTCTCTGGATATGGCGTAATTCAccaattttgatatatgACTTAGATAAATCTACAGCATTTATCTTAGTTTCTCTCAAAGAAGCAATAGCTAAGGCCATTTGGTTATTCATGCGCTTCCAAACACTGTAATCCAGCGGAAATAACATTGCGTTCCGTTGCCATATTTGGTCCTCATTTGTAGCATCAAGCCTAGAATTTATTTCAGTTAATAATGTAGGGACGATTCTAAAGGAATCCTTCGTCAATTCATCTAATGGAAGGTTTCTTAATTCGTCCTTGATGGCAGAGAAGTATTCGTTCAAATTGTCGACTATAGAGATTGCACCAAGGGTTAATATTACAATTAACGAGGAGCCCAGTTGTTCAATATATGAAAACAATTGGTCCAAAGCAGCTTGTTTTGTCTCTCCAGTACCAAATGCATTTAATATTTGGGCGGTCAATGTGATGAGCCTAGCGGAATCATTATGGTCGGCTAAGATTAACTGTAATTGTTCTAGAGCCTCATCAAATTGGTCGTTCAAGAAGAATGACAAGCCGATACTGACTCTTGACGAGAGTATTGATGTTTTGTGCTCTTGGGTGACTTCGTCGCCGTCTTCCAAAATATCCAATACCACTTGTGCATTTTCTAATGCCTTCTCATATTCCGATAATCCCAAGTATACTCTCGAAAGCTGGGTTTTAGCCTTTGTATAATCACTTAATGCAACCTGGCTTTCACTCTTCTCATATTTCGCTTCTAAGACAGAgcataatttttcaccaatTGTAACGCCAGCATCATAATTCTTACAACGCTCGGCTATTATCAAGGCAACTTTTAATCCTGTCTCATCCTCGGGAGAAAATTTTAAGTAGTTCATCATAGCAAAATTAGCAATACTAAACTCTTGAGCAGTTTCGATGTCTCTTGGATCACTTCCTGACATACCAATTCGTTTATCTATGATAGCTAAACCATATAGTAACTGAGCTAACGGAGATCTCCCGTTTGATAAGACATACGCATGTGTGAATAAGTTTGATGCTTTTGCGTCTTCTCCATTTGCTTGGGCAGTCAAAGCATTTCCTAACCATGGTTGAGGATTTTGTGGTGCCACAGATTGTGCTCTTGCAAACGCCTGTTGGGCAAGTTCTGAGTCTCCATATCTCAAGTACAAAGAAGCTAAATTAGTCCAGATATCACCATCTCTACTTTCCAACGAAGTAGCTTTGATGAAGCAATGTTGTGAAACTTGCGGATTAGAGGAAACATAGGAATTACCCAAGCCGATCCAAAATAAGGCATTATTGGATTCCAATTGAATAGCTTTCTTAAAGCATTTAATTGCGGATTCCCGATAACTGCTTTTATCAATGACATTAAAGCACTCCAAATATGCTAAACCCAAATTATAATAAACTACGGATATAAGCAACTTTCCAACTTTGTTAGGTAAAACTGAAATGGCAGCTTTTGCAGCTagtataatgaaaattgaaacaCTTTCCGTATATTCTTCAGATTCATACAAGCTAGTAGCTTTTGCAAGATTTACTCCGCCATCAATCGATACCAATTCCTGTAATAATTGATTAGTGCTTGAAGATAAATCGGTTGCCTTAAACACTTCaatcaaatgatttaaagGTAATATATCTACGCGGCCCTgtataatcaaaaatactCGCAAACATTGTCCCAAGGATTTCCACATGTTCTGTGATGATTTATTCACTTCCGAAcctttcaaaata harbors:
- a CDS encoding DEHA2E09020p (weakly similar to uniprot|Q06628 Saccharomyces cerevisiae YPR185W ATG13 Phosphorylated protein that interacts with Vac8p required for the cytoplasm-to-vacuole targeting (Cvt) pathway and autophagy); this translates as MVSPGQNDLSSDKSQIDPFVKKQNAKLTQVIQNFFSKSVQIVLQSRIQSESHNKEEQLKVGGDVGGHNVSSKINKWFNLHMYNDNLPKEELKLWKNINDVSQMPPMIIEVYLDLRQLTAIQTVILRDDNGNPWTVAKGGSKKHEVVLERWLIEFDANTVSGTIVDELPLIYKQAIILFRSLYGYTRLMPTFKLKKNLNKSNLNIGCKILDGKQPISSKGRIGLSKSIIPHQMLTTESHMSHKHFLPIQTTLGTLKISIAYRNHHEFSIHDNEELLSTHFVNIDDNDKDSEITPVEIEFKEELKIDRDSTTNEKVNEPEDDESHHADVESSQEHLQSEEPDESFEQDAKHISGSRKKFSISNNASMSLSPCSSGPQTVTEDSPSHNKPSANTTPIVSQRPTINPFKVGSISTSPPATTNFGGSSLERKVSITSNKSASNASLAAMLRNPRSSTSSTNTTANIPIANNNSNNQYNSTFPRSVSSSHGSNLAHDNDNLLGFSNPDNTSNTPRFSSSFGSRASRRFSNTSGRQSSLPSGNMNDTSLLATSAGSASSDAPMSGLYIDDDIGDFVRMIDSKSDLRFSGYNSNNDSKISYNQGSNSQIDALNKFQMLKNQHQQLSDSVSASLILHHNQLSGSRPSSRKSSHSIHSPPPSLPSGSYDNSHLPSINSKLRENSSTSGNDDNLARDSGTPSSRKNSFDYSTNSNTTFLKSPITNKLVSSPVTSTTPIHSCLHKTNNESGVISGLATTPSIYNDRRQIHYESVFDDDDDDYANNTADNRDQDDSLKLYLTNKLANAPKSNTNSRSLKSSTNPPNIGEDDDDDDDDLLFTMSDMNLAKH